The genomic region gtctcaaaaaaaaaattatcattaaagtgaatttcacctgtttctcttttcctttttaatgtggCCTACTAgacaatttaaaatttcatatatgtggcttgcattttatttctattgatgGTGCTGCTCTATAGCATCCCTGAAAGATGCGTTCCATTTCCTGCTATAACACTTCTATAGTTGGGATGCTCACTACCTCACATGGAGACCTGTTTCATTATTGGAGATgttagataaagaaataaaaagatatagaaaaagaaaggaaacagggtTGAAGACAGAGAGCTGGCATGAGAGTTACTAAATGTGGGGTATGGCTGGGTACAGGGTCTCTAGGCTGTGGAAGCACCTGCTGTCTTTCCTCTGTGACTCCCCTTCTGGGGTCTCAGGCAAATCTTGGACACGGAGGACGAGCTGCAGGAGCTGCGGTCAGATGCCGTGCCTTCGGAGGTGCGGGACTGGCTGGCCTCCACCTTCACCCAGCAGGCCCGGGCCAAAGGCCGCCGAGCAGAGGAGAAGCCCAAGTTCCGAAGCATTGTGCACGCTGTGCAGGCTGGGATCTTCGTGGAACGGTGAGGCTCGCCCACACTCAACCTCCCTCTGCCTTTAGCTGTGCCCCTCTTTCCCAGCCACCCTGGTCTTCCATGACCACCAGCCGTATGATCCCATGGCTCATCCCCACATCCCCAGCTGGCCAGACCCCCACTCCCAGACCTTCATATGTGGGCTTCTTCTCATTGTTCTCTCTTAGGATGTTCCGGAGAACATACACCTCTGTGGGCCCCACTTACTCTACTGCGGTTCTCAACTGTCTCAAGGTAATCTCTGGGTTTTTGGGAAAGAGGAGAAGGTTAGGGGATGGAATAGCCACTGGGACTTCTAGACCCTGTTTATGGCATGAtttttgccttccttttttttttttttgaaatggagtctcgctcttgtcactcaggctggagtgcagtggcatgatctcggctcactgcaacctctgcctccctgcaagtgattctcctgcctcagcctcctgagtagctgggattacaggtgcccgccaccatgcccagctaatttttgtagttttagtagagatggggtttcaccatgttggccaggctggtctcgaactcttgacctcaagtgttctgcccacctcggcctcccaaagtattgggattacaggcgtgagccactgtgcccggcctgccttCCCTTTTAACTGTTGTTCCCACATTTATCAAAACTGCTTTTGCCCAGTATAGGAGCAAACTCCTGCCTTCCTGTCTCTCCCATACTGAGAGATATATGGGAAGAAAGAGGCACACTTCaccatttctttgctttcctaTTTACCAAGACTTTGTACTCATGGGAAGTCCTTCTTGAAGTCTAACTTCAacccttgctgctgctgctggaaaGCAACATAATCTATTGTTTCTCCACAGAACCTGGATCTCTGGTGCTTTGATGTCTTTTCCTTGAACCGGGCAGCAGATGACCATGCCCTGAGGACCATTGTTTTTGAGTTGCTGACTCGGCATAACCTCATCAGCCGCTTCAAGGTTGGGCAGCATCCTACCTCTACCTCCAGGCAGTATTCTCCACTCCTCTCATGCCTGTTCTAAAAGCCTCCCAACAAACAGATTCCATAGATCCCCTCACTCAGTCTCAACATCAGGGAAGTCTCCCCATGCCCACGCCCAGcctagcctttctttttttttttttttttttcttttattattttttttttttttaatttatgaagtatttattgatgattcttgggtgtttctcggagaggaggatatgggagggtcataggataatagtggagagaaggtcaggagataaacacatgaacaaaggtctctggttttcctaggcagaggaccctgcggccttctgcagtgtttgtgcccctgggtactggagattagggagtggtgatgactcttaaagagcatgctgccttcaagcatctgtttaacaaagtacatcttgcaccgcccttaatccatttaaccctgagttgacacagcatatgtttcagagagcatggggctgggggaaaggccatagatcaacagcatcccaaggcagaagaatttctcctagtcagaacaaaatggaatctcctatgcccacccctttctacacagacacagcaacaatctgatctctccttcctttccccacacctccccccctcttcctttcaacaaaaccgccatcgtcctcatggcccgctcccgatggtcgctgtctcttcggagctgttgggtacacctcccagacagggcggccgggcagaggcgctcctcgcttcccagacggggccgcccgggcagaggcgctcctctcctcccagacggggcggccgggcagaggcgctcctcgcttcccagaccgggccgccagggcagaggcgctcctcacttcctcccagaccgggtggcagccgggcagaggcgctcctcacctcccagatggggcggccgggcagaggcgctcctcacttcccagagggggcggccgggcagaggcgctcctcacttcccagaccgggcggccgggcagaggcgctcctcacttcccagatggggcggccgggcagagacgctcctcacttcctcccagacggggtggcggccgggcagaggcgctcctcacctcccagacagggcggccgggcagaggcgctcctcacttcccagactgggcggccgggcagaggcgctcctcacttcccagactgggcggccgggcagaggcgctcctcacttcccagactgggcggccgggcagaggcgctcctcacctcctagacggggtggccaggcagaggcgctcctcacttcccagacggtgtggcggctgggcagaggcgctcctcccttcccagatggggcagccaccAGCCTAGCCTTTCTTTCACTTGTTGCCTAGGGGGAGATTCTCGGTCTGCAACCATCTAGCCTGGGATTCTGCTCTCTCCCGCTTTGCTTTCTTCCCCCAACTTGTCCTCTCTAGGCTGACTTGCAGTGTGGACACTGGAGGCCTGGAGTTCAGATGCTGTCAGCCAGTGCCCTTTGGGACTAGAAACCATGTGTTTCCTGGATAAAATTGGCCactccctcccccgtcccccagTTCTGGTCTCTGTGTAAGGAATTATATGGAGAAGGTCAGCTCTTGACAGGGCTGGGGTGGGCTTGTATGACAGGGGGACGGTGTGTGAACTTCATTTGCTCTTCAGCTTGTCTGGATGGGAAGAATTATGTGAGATTAAAGTCCTCCCTAGATCCTGTACCAGGAGGGAGCATCTTTTGGGAGGGAAAAAGtgccaggaaaaaaacaaaacactttcacATGGACAAATCACATTTGGAAGTAGAGGGTGAGGAAGGTTGAAGAGCCATAATGGGGATATTGggtcagcactttggggagcagTAGATGTTAAAGGTGAAGGGAAACATGGATGATCTGAAGGGCCATAGAGAGGGGCGGTCAAAGGAGTCCAGGTGGAGGGTCCCCTCCCAGGCCGGCTTCGGGAGGTCATTCCATCCATCCTCTGCCTCCACTTCACTAGAACAAATTATCTGTGCATGTGAGCCCTTCCTTCACCCTTgactcctcctttttttttgttttttgttttttgttttttgagacggagtcttgcactgttgcccaggctggagtgcaggagcacaatcccggctcactgcaatctccacctcctgggttcacgccattctcctgcctcagcctcccaagtagctgggactacaggcgtccaccaccatgcccggctaattttttgtatttttagtagagatggggtttcactgtgttagccaggatggtctcgatctcctgacctcgtgatccccctgtctcggcctcccaaagtgctgggattacaggcgtgagccactgcgcccggccgactcCTCCTTTTACAACTCCCTAGGGAGTTTCCAAAACTTTCCTGAGATgctcagttgaaattttcttaagTGCCTTCCAGAAGCCTGTTCTgcaattttactttcttctttccaatCCTGCCCTCTCCAGGACAGAGAATAGTAGGGCTGTCTTTTTCCTAAGACTTTTCCCAGCTCATGTTTCCCCAAACTGGCTCTCAGACTTCAGTCACTAGATTCTCCTAAACTCTGCCTCCTTACCTGGAAGGACTGGGTTTGGGGGACCTCAAGAGTAGCTGTTTTGGGTTAGGTTTGGCCCAGTCCCAGTCTGCTTTGCTCCAAGGCAGTTAGAGGAAGGAGAGGGTGCTTCTTGTTTTAGTTTTCTCTGATGGCAGGGCCAGTAGCAGCTGCCCTTCTCAAACTCCACATTCTCTTCCCGGGCACCTAGCCCCTCCCCTACTCctccctttttcttcccttccctccaggGACGCCATGGCAACGCAAAAGCAAGGGCAGTTGTCATGGAAACAGTCCTttaaaatttcctgaatttggggCACAGCCCTCCAGGGGTGCGGGTGGAGGATGTTAGGGTCTGACTGACTAGTGGTGCTTCTTCTGTGTCTCTGTCACTGTATTGCTCATCTCTACAGAAACCTCCCGAGTCCTGAACCTTCGTCCCCTCCTAGCCTCAAGAGATTCAGGGACAGATCACCAGTCCTGTCCTCTGGGAGCCTTGAGCCTTTTGAAGGAGGCAGACATACCCTAAGGACGTACACAGAGACAGGGACCAAATTCAGAGTAGCTGGACAGAGCTCTGGCTCCTGGTGCTTTTGTGTGTGTTCTGTGGGACTGAGGGTGCGGTACTGGTGCATGTAGAGGGTAagtggtcagggagggcttctcAAAGGAGAGGGTAACCCACATCTGGCTGGAAGAGTCCTCTCTAGGTCATCTTCTTCATTCCCTTACTTCTGAGCCCTTCTTCATGGTTTTGGATGTGGGGATGGAGTGGGGTGTTTGGAAGGTAGGAGGGaagctttctttcattttctttgaaatctccagggaaataataataattatagctaTTCTTTAGAGAGCATTTACTAAATGCCTTGTACTTATCTCATTAATTTCCAGGTAGGTGGTATTATCTTCATTCTGCAATTAAGtatctgaggcacagagaggcatgtgacttgcccaaggttgcacAGCCAGCAGGTGGTAGAGGCAGGAGATGAGCCAGGTTCACCTAACTAGGTCCTGTGCTCTCTCCCTATGCCACGCTGCCTTCTAAAGAAAGTTGTTGATCTTGGTCCGTAGTCACCACCATTCCTGTGGATCCTTAATATATCTCCATTTCCCCCAACCCCCCGCAGATTCCCACTGTGTTTTTGATGAGTTTCCTGGATGCCTTGGAGACAGGCTATGGGAAGTACAAGAATCCTTACCACAACCAGATCCACGCAGCCGATGTTACCCAGACAGTCCATTGCTTCTTGCTCCGCACAGGGATGGTGGTAGGTGCCCTGGAGATGATTCTTCTGTGATTCAGGGCCTATGGCTACAGAACTGGGAGGTCTAGACCGTACTCCCATTTCCATTTCTCTTCGTTGGTTCTTCTTGGGTACTCCAAAGCCTTTACAGAGTCAAACTGGATTAACTCACTCTAGAGAATTCCCAGGTAGACTAAAACTCATTGGACAGTGCTAGGGACATGTGCTGGGATGCAGTGGGAATGTTGCAGTTTCGGATGGAGGAAGGTCCTTGGCCATTCCAGGAGCTGAGAAACCTGGCTGCATTAACCAAGAGCTGGCCTGGAAGCATGGAAGGGATGGGATGCGTGATCTAGCCTGTGTGTGGAAGTTCTTGGGCAGTGACCAGCAGGCGTCAcccctctctcattctttctctttcctcctgtaGCACTGCCTGTCGGAGATTGAGCTCCTGGCCATCATCTTTGCTGCAGCTATCCATGATTATGAGCACACGGGCACTACCAACAGCTTCCACATCCAGACCAAGTGAGGGGTGGGGATgtggcaggggcaggaggggCCAAGCGGAGGTGGGGAGGTTGCCGGAGTCCCTCCTTACAGGGGGTGGTCATGATGACCTTTGGCTTTGTAGGTCGGAATGTGCCATCCTGTACAATGATCGTTCAGTGCTGGAGAATCACCACATCAGCTCTGTTTTCCGATTGATGCAGGATGATGAgatgaacattttcatcaacctcACCAAGGATGAGTTTGTGTGAGCAGAAGCCAGTACTTGGCATCCCTAAGAGACTCCCTTACCACAAACTCCATTTTCCACTTCCTGGACCTCCTGCCCAGCAGCGCTGAGGGGGCTGATTGCTTCTCTTTTTATGTCCACTCAGAGAACTCCGAGCCCTGGTCATTGAGATGGTGTTGGCCACAGACATGTCCTGCCATTTCCAGCAAGTGAAGACCATGAAGACAGCCTTGCAACAGCTGGAGAGGTGGCATCTGGTGGGGTGTGGCTGGGGCCAGGCCAGAGGGAGGGGTGTATGAACTGGGGGGTATACACAAGGGTAGTTGGTGTGCCAGGTCTTTACCTCACTGTAGAGACTCCACTGGCTTCAGGTATCAGACTGCATCTCTGTgtaagagagtgtgtgtgtgtgtgtgtgtgtgtgtgtgtgtgtgtgtgtgtgtgtgtgtccttacGTTTACTCACAGCCTTGGCAGCTGATCCACTGGAGAGTGCTTTGGGCTGGGAATCTAAGATGGGGGTTCTCATCGCAGCTCTGGGACAGGCTTACTCTAGAATGTTGGAAAATTCATTCAACCCTTCTGCCCCAGTTTTATTACCTCTGAAATGGTGAAAATGATACACCTCCCCCCACAACAGCTTGCCCCTAGTTCCTAGTCTCATAGGGTTATTGGGAGAGTCATATGAGGTTTAAAAAAATGCGTAGGACAAATGCCATAATTACATCTAATGTTGCTTAGAAGTGAGTGGGAATGTATAAATGTGTGTGAGAGTggactgtgtgtgtgtcctgAAGGTGTGTGTTAATCTCTGTGTATGGTGTTTATGTGTGGGATGCAGTGTCACAGCGGGTCATTGTtgagagtataataataattattactattttaaataatatctactgagcacttattatgtgctgGACACTCTCCTGAATACTTATTTGTTGTTTGTCACTTAATTCTCAGAACCACTCAATATGTGGTAGGGTTGTTATTTCCATTTCAgagttgaagaaaatgaaatatggaaattttaagtaacttgctcagtgTCACACAGCTAACATGTGGTAGGTATAGATGTGAACCCAGGCAGGCCCTTTGATTCTAAGAGCCTGGGCTCTCAGCTACTAACCTGTGCTGCTACCTAAAcacatataagtgtgtgtgtgtctgtgtgtagggTATGTGTGTGGCTTTGGAGGGTGTTTGAAGTTATGtgaagccgggcgtggtggctcatgcctataattccagcactttgggaggccgaggcaggtggatagcttgaggtcaggaatttgagaccagcctggccaacatggtgaaacactgtctctgccaaaaaaatacaaaaattagctgggtgtggtggcatgcacgcctgtagtcccagctattcaggaggctgaggtgggagaatcacttgaatccaggtgacagaggttgcagtgagctgagattgtgccactgcagccagcccaggcaacagagtgagaccctgtctcaaaaagaaaaaaaaaaaggaagaagttatGTGATAGGGTGTGCATTGGAAGTTAGGGAATGGTCCTAACTTCCTTTTCCTAAAAGATCAGTCTCCCTTCCCTTGCCATCTGCCCCAACCAGGATTGACAAGCCCAAGGCCCTATCTCTACTGCTCCATGCTGCTGACATCAGCCACCCAACCAAGCAGTGGTTGGTCCACAGCCGTTGGACCAAGGCCCTCATGGAGGAATTCTTCCGTCAGGTAGCGTGGCATCTTTGCCTTCCCTGTGCCTATGGGGGCCTTCTCTCCCCTTTTGCCCTCCAAGTTCCCCACTCCTATTCCACATCCTCCTTTTGCTACCTGTAGTCTCTGACCTGATCCCAAATCCTTGGGGTAAAATCCCATTATCCTAAAAGCCTAACAATAGTTGCAtttcatttgcatatattttatttgcatattacTAATTTCCAGGTCAATGGTGCAGAAATTTCACACaacaaccccccacccccgccacctGCCACCTGTACCCCAGATCTGGTAGGTCTGAGGTATCCTCTCCAGCTTTCCTACCCTGTTTTCTCCTCTAGGGTGACAAGGAGGCAGAGTTGGGCCTGCCCTTTTCTCCACTCTGTGACCGCACTTCCACtctagtggcacagtctcagatAGGTGAGTGTCCTCTCCTGCAGGAAGGGGAGGACTGGGAGGGGGAAAAGATGCTGCCTGGGTCAGGATTGCTCCAAGTCCTCAACCCCCCAAACCATTCTTCCTGTAGAGGAAAGCCTGCTGTGCTAGAGCATGGGGTCCTGGGATAGGAGGCCAGGGGGCTGCAATGGCAGGGAGGAGCTCTCTGGGGCACCAAGACATCATCCCAAAGCCTGCCCTGcattgggaagttttcagcctcAGGTTACCTCTCCATCCTCTTTCATAAGCAGCCAGGGGTCCTGGCCATGCCAGCTGCATGCTCTGCCTAGCCCTCCAGATAACAGTAAGACATCTCTACGGCATTGCTCCTCCACTGCAGGGTTCATCGACTTCATTGTGGAGCCCACATTCTCTGTGCTGACTGATGTGGCAGAGAAGAGTGTTCAGCCCCTGGCGGATGAGGACTCCAAGTCTAAAAACCAGCCCAGGTGAGGGTGGCTGGGGTAACCAGATATCCTGGTTCAGGAAGGCAGTGGTAGGGAGGGATCTGGACTCACAGAGGACTGACTCACAGCCATGGTGGGGTGGTGAGGAGGCAGGCTGCTTCAAGCTTGGGAGTCCCTCTGCTGTCGGGGCAGAAGGATGGGATCAGAAGGGTGTGACCTGTACCTATGCTCCCCTTCaccatatttttgtttcttccattAGCTGTCTTTCTGCCTTCTGGctaatcttgttttaattttccttctaccAGGAGGGAAGATGTGGAGAGGGAGGGGTGAAATGAGGGGGAGAGGGACAGGGACTTGGGGAGTATCtagtagaggaaaagaggaagatgaAGTTCCCTGAACCTTCTCCTGGTCTTCCATGTCCTGCACTCCCAGGGCTAAGGTGGTTCTGGAATGGGCTGGGGCTTACCTCTTGGGGCTGTTGGGGGGTTCTGCTTCTAGCTTTCAGTGGCGCCAGCCCTCTCTGGATGTGGAAGTGGGAGACCCCAACCCTGATGTGGCCAGCTTTCGTTCCACCTGGGTCAAGCGCATTCAGGAGAACAAGCAGAAGTGGAAGGAACGGGCAGCAAGTGGTGGGTACCATGGCAGAGCGTAGGGGTGAGAACTTGCGTGGGTGGATCATGGAGCACTAGGAGGTCCATTTTTCTTAAGCCCCTGGGGAAACCCTTCGCCGGACTCCTTGAGTTGGGAATGGAGCTGATCAGACCAGTTAGATCACAG from Pongo pygmaeus isolate AG05252 chromosome 10, NHGRI_mPonPyg2-v2.0_pri, whole genome shotgun sequence harbors:
- the PDE1B gene encoding dual specificity calcium/calmodulin-dependent 3',5'-cyclic nucleotide phosphodiesterase 1B isoform X1, with the protein product MCAHPLPRTHTWDTQAARHTWIHGTTTTYTETQNTRREPTQPPTPKSCPPPPLHSVNTHSHLPVQGTRSHSSPAPVCVRSPLGASVCVCPWLPIVPLGGGGVAVRSERLAGRLRRREGEQREGGTRPGEEERGEEAALAARGGGGGSGSGSSSGGAESLDWEPKARLGSGRGGAARAAALPAWAEPRDTGRAGPRQLPWLSMELSPRSPPEMLEESDCPSPLELKSAPSKKMWIKLRSLLRYMVKQLENGEINIEELKKNLEYTASLLEAVYIDETRQILDTEDELQELRSDAVPSEVRDWLASTFTQQARAKGRRAEEKPKFRSIVHAVQAGIFVERMFRRTYTSVGPTYSTAVLNCLKNLDLWCFDVFSLNRAADDHALRTIVFELLTRHNLISRFKIPTVFLMSFLDALETGYGKYKNPYHNQIHAADVTQTVHCFLLRTGMVHCLSEIELLAIIFAAAIHDYEHTGTTNSFHIQTKSECAILYNDRSVLENHHISSVFRLMQDDEMNIFINLTKDEFVELRALVIEMVLATDMSCHFQQVKTMKTALQQLERIDKPKALSLLLHAADISHPTKQWLVHSRWTKALMEEFFRQGDKEAELGLPFSPLCDRTSTLVAQSQIGFIDFIVEPTFSVLTDVAEKSVQPLADEDSKSKNQPSFQWRQPSLDVEVGDPNPDVASFRSTWVKRIQENKQKWKERAASGITNQMSIDELSPCEEEAPPSPAEDEHNQNGNLD
- the PDE1B gene encoding dual specificity calcium/calmodulin-dependent 3',5'-cyclic nucleotide phosphodiesterase 1B isoform X3 — translated: MELSPRSPPEMLEESDCPSPLELKSAPSKKMWIKLRSLLRYMVKQLENGEINIEELKKNLEYTASLLEAVYIDETRQILDTEDELQELRSDAVPSEVRDWLASTFTQQARAKGRRAEEKPKFRSIVHAVQAGIFVERMFRRTYTSVGPTYSTAVLNCLKNLDLWCFDVFSLNRAADDHALRTIVFELLTRHNLISRFKIPTVFLMSFLDALETGYGKYKNPYHNQIHAADVTQTVHCFLLRTGMVHCLSEIELLAIIFAAAIHDYEHTGTTNSFHIQTKSECAILYNDRSVLENHHISSVFRLMQDDEMNIFINLTKDEFVELRALVIEMVLATDMSCHFQQVKTMKTALQQLERIDKPKALSLLLHAADISHPTKQWLVHSRWTKALMEEFFRQGDKEAELGLPFSPLCDRTSTLVAQSQIGFIDFIVEPTFSVLTDVAEKSVQPLADEDSKSKNQPSFQWRQPSLDVEVGDPNPDVASFRSTWVKRIQENKQKWKERAASGITNQMSIDELSPCEEEAPPSPAEDEHNQNGNLD
- the PDE1B gene encoding dual specificity calcium/calmodulin-dependent 3',5'-cyclic nucleotide phosphodiesterase 1B isoform X2, translating into MANPVPVQRSHLQGPILRLRYMVKQLENGEINIEELKKNLEYTASLLEAVYIDETRQILDTEDELQELRSDAVPSEVRDWLASTFTQQARAKGRRAEEKPKFRSIVHAVQAGIFVERMFRRTYTSVGPTYSTAVLNCLKNLDLWCFDVFSLNRAADDHALRTIVFELLTRHNLISRFKIPTVFLMSFLDALETGYGKYKNPYHNQIHAADVTQTVHCFLLRTGMVHCLSEIELLAIIFAAAIHDYEHTGTTNSFHIQTKSECAILYNDRSVLENHHISSVFRLMQDDEMNIFINLTKDEFVELRALVIEMVLATDMSCHFQQVKTMKTALQQLERIDKPKALSLLLHAADISHPTKQWLVHSRWTKALMEEFFRQGDKEAELGLPFSPLCDRTSTLVAQSQIGFIDFIVEPTFSVLTDVAEKSVQPLADEDSKSKNQPSFQWRQPSLDVEVGDPNPDVASFRSTWVKRIQENKQKWKERAASGITNQMSIDELSPCEEEAPPSPAEDEHNQNGNLD